Part of the Cynocephalus volans isolate mCynVol1 chromosome 11, mCynVol1.pri, whole genome shotgun sequence genome is shown below.
CTTCTTAGAAATGTAGGTCTTGCCCCTGGCAGGTAGGCCCACCATGACAATGAGTGTTGGGCAGTTGGTCATGCAAACTGGAAGAGAAGCAGCACACAGTGTCAGCTACGGGCCAGGACCCCTCCCAGTGtatccctccctctctgccagtGGTCTCTCAGCCTCAGGGCACAGGACTGGCACCAGACATACCTTCCCAGCCTCCTGGCATCAGACGGCTCCCTGAGTGCCCCCAGACCCTGGTCTCAAGTCACTGCTGACATGGCCCCTTTCCTCAAGCCTGCTGGGCTCTGGCAGACACAGTGGATCTCGCCATCCTGATGTGCACCATCAGATGTAAAGCACAACTGACCATGCCCCTGCCTAGACACTGCTAGGGAGCTCCCCATTGCATGAACAGCAGTGCCAGAACCCAGCAGGGTATCCAACACCTTGTCTCTGTCACGCAGGAATCCATACCCCGGGCCTTCTCACGTCTCCTCCCCAATAATCATTTGCGTTCACACACAGCACACTGCTCACCCTCCCTGTGGtgaatttcttttcatctacaaAGCCCAGCTCAAAAGCTGCTTCCTCAGTGAGTCCTTCCTCCAAGGCATCTCCACACCCACCTGGTGCACCCGCCCTCAATCCTGGTCACCCCACTGAATCTGCTTTCTCCGGACTGACCACTTGGAGCAGAAGCAGCCCTGCAGTTTTTGAGTCATTCAGAGACCTGGGGCTTGGCATAGAGTTGGTGCTCAGGAATCACGGGCAGGAGCTGGGAGGTAGGCATCTAGAAGCCTAACAGGGTTAGGGTCACAGGGGCTGAGACTAGAGACCCAGACCAATGCCTACAAGGATGGTCCCTCTGATAGCCCACCCACTGCTATCCAATGTCCCACCAGGTCAGTGTGCCAACCAGAGAAGTTGCCAAGGCTGGAGGTGGGGAAAGGTTTGAACACAGGCCCCAACCCTAGTTGTCAGGGACGGACACTTAGGTAGGAGAACTGCCAGCCTCATGTGAGCCAGTTCAGCTCTCAAAGCAGTCAAATGTGGTCTCACCCCAGAAGCCTCAGGAAGTTTCCCTTCCACAATCCTTAGGAACTGGGCCAGGTAAAAACCACAGTAGACAGACAGCTGGACAGATGCAGGGACTTGTCACTGTCTCTCCTTTGCTTACTTGATTGTGCAAGCGCCTTTAACTAGTAGCACTCCTTAGACAGGCTGGCTGGTCCCCCCTCAACTGTTTCCCTCTGAGCACAGAGGCCCTGGGGCAGCTCTGCCTGGGGGTCAGAAGTCAGACAGGCCTGTGCTCCTATCTTGACTCTGACACTTACTGGCAACTCTGAGCCTCGgtgtcctcacctgtaaaatgggatgataatcaCTCAGTGAGGTCTAGCATCATCCCCATGTAAAAGCCCAAACATTCCCAGCAGATGTACCTCAGCACTGACTGCCCTTAGGACCAGGGACGTGGAGGCAGCAGCCTGGCTCCAGGTAAACCCTGCAGAGAAGCAAAGGGTCCTGCTTGCCAGATGGGACTCCAGTACTCCTGTGTGTGGCCTTTGCACAAATGTGACCCAAACTGTGAGTcccaggggagggaagaaggggaaCTTAAGGTACACAAGCTGAcagtgagtgagagagaggaaaCTTGCAGAAAAACCTCAGCACTGGCGAAGGTGAGAGGAAAGCAAGTTAGGCAAGGCCCTGCATCCTCAGGGCCAGCAGAAGACTGGGGCCTGCACTGTTTGCACAATTCTTGGCCTGGCTGGCCAGGGCTCTCAAGCAACCCAAGGAGGAAGAGGCGGCcaccccctcccactgctccctCAAGGGCACTCCCACAACCTCAGGATTGAAGTTCTGCACCTCCCTCACATCTTCTATCTTCCTAGATGGCTTTGGCCTCCTCTCACAGCATTTGCTACAGCGTCCCCCTACTCCGCCCCCCAACCCCCTGCCCACCCATATGCACAGCACAAGGTGGCAGGCAGGGCAGCAAATCAGGCCTGGGCACAAAACAAGGCAATAAATTACCTAGTACCTCTGGTCCTCAAGATAAGCTCCCAAGGAAATGacccaaaaggaaaacaaagttcaAGTACACTCACAATAGCTCTGCTTACAACAGCAAAACACTGGGAAAATCCTAGCAACAGATAAATTGCAAACTGAGGCACAACAAGGAAGGAGAACACTACAGCTCTTGAAACAGAAAGCATGTGGCCCAAGTGGGCTGGGGTGTGCAGCTGGAAATGCAGCTCTGAGCCCATAAGGACCCCAACTGAGCAAACAGGACAGCAGAACACACGGTTGACAACACTGAGCACGTGCAGAAGGAAACCTGAGACACGTCAGCCCAGCTTTTTTCACTGGTTCCTTTCTGTAAATTTGCTGCAGGCCACAAAAGCCCTAGGATAGCCAAGAGGCCTGAGACATGCCTGGCAATGGACAGTGCCTACTTCCCGGCACTTCCACCGAAGAGGCAACCACAAGTCCCTGGACTGAGTTCCAGAAATGCTTCCTGAACTGCACCTGCTCCCATCTCCTtgggccaggctggggaaggaagaactctttaaaataaagcaacatGGCAGGGTGGCCCCATTCAAAGGCAAGAGAAAATCGTCTCTCCTATTGTCCTGTGCATACACTACTCATGTCATAACCTTGCCACCTTGCCACCTTTTGGGCGAGAAAAGCCATCAGACAAACACTGACCTTTCTGTCTTGCTCCCTGAGTCACCTCTTCATCCTCTGCCTCATTTGCCCCCAAAGCTCCTCCAGGTCTGAGCTGAGGGGCAAATGATGGGGAAGGTAAGAGCTTCCGAGCCCTCAGGTGTGGCTCTGAATTTTTTCaagtggggctggaggaggcacaGGACATCCCTTAGTCGACCACCCCCTGATCCCCTGAGAGGCTGGGGACTAGACCCCAGAGAGAACCCCCTACACAGCACAGACCAGCAGTGGGCactgcttcctcctccccacaaagCCCTGTGACCTGATCCACTTCCATCCCCCCCCCAACCCTCAGGGTCCTTACTGTACCTGTGGTCCTCCAATCTAGTCACAAGCCCACTGTGCAAAGGGTAAAATGTTGCATGAATGCAGGCGCCAGAGGTGTTGCACAGGCGGGCTCCATGTTCATTCACTGCTTATCCACTCACTGCTGTGAACTCTGGGATCCCAGGGGGGGATCCCTACACAACCTGCAGGTCTTATCTTTGGCATCTCAGGTgccgcctcctcctccaggaaagTGTGGGCCCAGGGCCCAACCTACCCCAACACCCTGAGACACTGCGATGGCACAAGCCCCTCTGCTCAGGCCAGAGAAACATCTAATCCCACTCTTAGAGCTTGGAAAAACACTTAGAGTTTGAAGAGCTTTGGAGATTGTCTCAAAGCTGATGCTTCAATTTCCAACTCTGATGCAatgagaagcaaagaaagaacagCGGTGATGAGGAAATGATCTGCCACCACTACCAAGGACCTGCTTGTTAGAGACTCACAGCTGCTTCATGGAGCAGAGATGATGACTGTCTCATCccacagatgaggaacctgaggcctAGAGGGTCAGctccttgctcaaggtcacacagctgagccAGGATACAGCTTGAGTGTTCCCACCTCCAAAGTCCTGGTCCTCACTCTTCCCCCTTTATGTAAAAACAGCAGCCACTCCCTAGTTAGGACCACATAGTCCTGGCTAGAAGCACAGACAGGCTAGAAACACAAGAGAGAGGGGCCTAAGATCCACACCTTCAGAAGAGTCTCAAAGGAGGGCTGGCCAGGCTATGGCGATAGCCCCTCAGGACTCAGAGTATGGATCATGGACAGCCATGGCCCCACCAGCACCTACATAATGGTCTGGTTAGAACCATGGCCACCCCCTACCAGGACCCACAATGTGGTCATAGATACACAcacatccctcccctcccaaagACTCAGAGCATGGTCAAATCCACAGTCGCAGGCTGGCCTCCAAGCTTGACAAGCACAGAGCACTCTCTCCTCCCTTATCATACATAAACAGAGGTCAGGAGTACAGGGAGACCCTGGCACATCACATAATCTCCCAATCTCCATTTCACCATGAGTTGGACTAGATGTTCTCTGAAGTCCTTGCCAAATTGCAAATTCACTACAATGTTTCAGTTACTcttaaatctttttccttttgcagAATCATTTAAGGACAGGCAGAAAGTCCAGGAGGCAGATTACCCAGTAGCCTAGGAGAGGTGAGCCCTTGGCAATTCCATGAATTTCGGCATATCTCTTAGATGTTGCACCCTGCAGTTTCACTATTCATCCAGGACCTCACGTGGATGCTAACACGCCTGTGGACACAGAGACAGGCCCATATGGCAGCGTTCTCACTGTCTATCCTGAGCACAACTGCACTTCCCTAATGTTCCTCCCAAAATGTGGTTTTAAAGCCAAAGGACACCTTTTTCTCCTGCTGGAGAACAAGCCCATGCTTAGGCTTTTGAAAGTTCTGcgctcagagaggccaagcaatTCCCCTAGGGCCACACAGCTCAGTTTTGTTCTGACCACCTGGTCCACACTCTCTGGCCAAGAGGGAAGGGCTCGCTGTTCCCACGGAGTCAGCACCTGGAGCGTGGGCGGGGAGAGGGGCGGGGGTATGGAGTGCGGAGCAGGGGGCTGGTGCCCTCCCCCAGGTGATGGTGAGCAGACCTAGCTCCCGCCAAGCCAAGAAGCCCCCACCCACCTGTCACTGTCCCCTGATCTGCCATAACAGTCTTCGGCCCACCACCATCACGGCTGCCTCACCTGTCACCAGCCCTCCACCTGCCCCCGCTCTCCCCACTAGTCACGGCAGCCTTACCTGTCCCGAGTTCCCCATCTGTCCCCGGTCCTCTCTCCACGCGAGACCCCCGCCCAGGCCGACCTACCCACCCATACCGGTGCGCCTCTCTCCCCCTTCCCGGCAGATCCCGCCTCACCACCGCGCGGGCAAGCGTGCAGAGCTGGCCGTCCATTGCTGTATGGCATCCAGATCTTCTTCAGGGGGTTCTGGGTCAATTCTCGTGGGGACGCCATCCCGGGACCGGGATGAGTCGGACTGCGCTGCTTTCCGACCCTGCAGCCGGGCCACCTCGGGCCACCCGAGGTCCCGCCCCTCGAGTCCCGCCCCTCCCGAAGCCGCGACAACGCTTGTCCATCTTCCCGCAGGCCCCGCCCCAGAACAAGTGGGCTCCACCCCAACTGAAAGGCCCCCCGGCCTCTGACCACGCATGCCCAATCCGCCTACGGGCGCATCTTGGACTAAGCGGGCCCTGTCCTTCACGCCAGGATCGAGAACGCGCATGCCCAGCTCCCGGACTGTGCAGGTCCCGCCCCGGATCAAGGCCGGGATGGTGCAGAGCCCGCCCCGGATGCCCGAGCCCCGCATACCCAACCTGACCGCGCTAATTTGCATAGGCCTCATCTACGGGCCCCGCCTTGGGTGCTGCAGGCCCGCCTCCAGGGCACCCGAGGGTTCCGCTCCCGGCTATGCGTGACCTCAGGGCCCCCAGGAGGGAGGGGTTTGCGTGCAGTGGGGCGGGGCCTCTGTGTCCCTGGGGCCGGGTTGGGCAGGACCAGCTTGATGGCCCCTACGTGGCTCTAGTCACTGGCTTGCTGTCCCGGCCGTCAACCCCGCTGTGCCCtcctggcactgtgctgggcgCCCTCCTCTGCTCTGAGGTCCGAGACTCTCACGCGTCCACAGGGATGACCTGCTCAATCACGCTGGAAAAGCTCCTTTATCTCATGGGCAAGACACAGGACAAATCTCAAAATCGATAGTGTTTCTTTGCCTTGGCTGTTGAGGAGCTCGGACTGAAACTCAGTCCACCTGGAGCAAATGCGGGGGATCTTGTAACGAAGTTCTTTGGGGACTCACTGAGACCTGGTGGTATCTTAATTCTCTTTTCAGGAATTCATTTttactaattaaaattttaatcatgaatatacacattttttaaatgagcctCTGTCTTCAGGAAAATGGGATGCACGCTTCAGTCTTACAAAATTACAGTATAGATTAAATTTGTCTATCTCTGAGAAATCCTTTCTTAAACACATTAGTGTTGTCACTTATGTTGTTTATCTCCCTTCTATCTTTGAAAATGCAGTGGGGACAAGGGGTGAGGGAGAAACGCAGAAGTTCAGGAACCCTTGGCACACTCTCTTGTCTTTGGCCCCACCCTGACCCCTGCAGGCTCCTGCCTCGTCTGTCTCCCCAGTCCTCGCCTCCCCAAGCTTTGTACATTTTCTGCCCCAGTCCCATCAACACTGCTTGAACCTGGGTCATACTGCCCTCCAGCGATGTCCTCTGCCATATCCATGGCAAGGTCCCTGCATCTTCAAGTTCTCTCTGCCCAATGTGTTCTTAGCCAGGAGCCAGGTGTTCAGGGCATGGAGAGCAAGGCTGACCACGCGCTATAGGCATAGGCTCCCTCCCTTCCACAGCCCTACCTTGGGTCAGTCCTCCAAGTTACAACCCAGCTCTTCAGAGCCTGGCAAGGACCCTTAAGATGATTTACACAGATGTCTTGCCCACCTCACAGGAAATGAAGTTTCAGAAGGTCCACATGCTGGAAGCCCACCTGGACCCTCCCTGAAACCAGCTCTAGCTGCCTACCCTGGGAATGCCCTGCCCCAGACAGGGTCGGCCACTTcctccttcctcatcctcccTCTGCAGTGTCTACCACCACCTCTCTCCACCTCATGCCCAGCAGCTCTGAGCACACCCATGGGCGGTTCCTAATGAGCAGGGTGCCCCTTGTGACCACCCACATGCTCCCTACTTCTCCAAACCCACTCATTCTGTTCCTGACACAGCCAGCCCTCCTGTCTGTCTCCTGGCCAAGGCCATCTTGGGGCCACCCTGATCTCAGAGACCTCACTGATACACACCCACACCCTGTCCAACCCCCAGCACTCTTTGCAAAGTCTATCTCCTCCAATATCCACAGACACTTAGCACCTCCTCAGGCCTACCCATTCTCCTCTTTCCCAGTCCTCCTGGGATGTTAGTCAAAGGCTGGGGTAGAGGGCAACCAGGACATGGCAAGGGATCAGGCCTTTCTTTGGGAAGCCATCCCCATGCCCAGACAGTCTGAGCCTAGTTCTCAGGAAACACGGTGGCCTGCACCTACCACTCTTTCCTAAACAGTTTGACCCTGGGCTAACCCAAACACAGCCTTTCAATCCCTATATCCAGCTAGGAGCCGACAGGTGCACATCAGGAAGAGCCTGGGTCCCCTCCCCAAGGCCAGGGTCTACACCTGCTCTGAGGATATTCTCCATCTCCTCTCCCATGGCCCCATTTCTCAGGTAGGGAACTGAGGATTGGAAAGGGGAAAAGGACCCAGGACCACAGAGCCAGCCCACAGTGCAGGATGGACTCATCTCAAATCCCAGCCTTTCAAAATGTCACCTTCCATACCTTGTACTATTACACCCCTCCCATCTCCACATCTGTATTTTGAGGTTCCCTCCATTGAAATGTTCTCTTGGCTTTCTGCTTCCTCAGTATCAGTAGATGTCCAGTAGAATAACTGGCACTCATGGCTTTCCTCTCCTCAGGGCATCACAAAGTGAGCAGCTATCCCATCCCAGGCGTGGGAAGTGTGCTAGGATGTCAGTGAGCACCTGCGTATGAGCATGTCCTGCTCAGCCTCTCCCACCAGAAACCCGGCTGGCCTGACCCTGGTTGGCTCCCATGGCATCCTCTTCACTGATCACTGGACTCTTCCACCCTCCTCCTAGAAGCTGTAGGGTGGCCAAAGTCCTCAATCCTCAGTTCTTAATGCTCAAACTCTTTTCAGTCTTGTATCTGCTGGCCAGTCCTGGCAGAACTGCCAACCACCCTTTGCAGCATAAAGACACAGGGGTGTCAGTGCATGCCACACATACCCACAAGCATttgcatgcacacagacacacctgCACAGCTACATGTGCActcacacagatgcacacacagaaGCAAACAAGTCCTGCACCTAGGCATGTCCACAGAGATAGGCAGGCTATAGTGGGGCCTGCTACTCTCTGCTACCTACCTTCCCTTTtatcccacccccactccacccccacccctgctgccacTGGGAGGTTCAGGAATTCCAGTGTTCTCTGGCCATCTCCAGCAAAGGATGGTCTCCAGTGTCTCCCTGAAGCAGAGCTCACAGAGAATGTGAAGTTCCAACTTGAGGGTGTTAGATCCATCTGACCAAGCAGCCTTGTGAACCCTGATCTACACTTCCTGATTCCAGCCTGGCATAAGGCACACAGTAGGGACTCAGAGTGAATCAGGATGAGCCAGGGCACACAAAAAGGGCTCAGAGAGGCTCATGACCAAAACAGAGTCCACAGAAGGTGTTTAAGAAGCTGAGGACTAGCACAGGGCATAGAGTAGGCACCCTAGAAATACTGGCTTAAGGGCTAAAATCACATCTTATAAAAAACTTCCCAAATGAGCCTCCATACCTTCCCAAACTGGTGAGACTCCTGAGGGGAGACCTGGACAAATATGACCCCTTGGAGACCAGCAAAGGGCAGAGAGGGAGGGCCTTAGGCAGCTCCAGCTGGCTGTTCCTCTCCCTGGGCTGGAGGAAGACACTATTTATAGATCCACCTTGGCCCGGCCCCCTCTCCCCTGCAAGGCATCAGTGTGCCCCCTCCTGCGAGCCACTGACAGACTGATGCCCCTCAGAGCACCCCTATAACCAGAGAGACCCCCACACTCTCACACCCCCTCCAGCAGCACCCCTACTGCACACTGGTCTTTTCCCAGACCCTCCACCCTCCCCACGCTGCCCAGTGCCTACCCTGCCTGCTGCTCGCCTGCCCTGGGTCCGTCAGGGAGCTGTCTCCTAAAGTGCCTCTGTCCATCCTGCAACCGAACTGGCCAGAGCCACCGCCCCCTGCAGCTCCCCAGTGGTGTAACCCCGCCCTTGCCAGTTCTGAGAGAGAGCAGCGCTTGCCCTACAGCCCCGCCTCTCCAGCCCGCCCTAGGCCCGCCCCCCAGGGCTGCTTACAATTGTGAGGTCACCGGcagtgcccccaccccctgcaggCAGCCACTCTCTCTCCAGCAAGCTGCCCACACTGCTAGTGTCTGCCCTATCTCCAGCTGAAGTGGTCTACACTGCCCAGAGTGCCTGCTCCATCGCAGGCAAGCCTGTCCAAGCTGCCCAGAATGTCAGTCCCATCTCCAGCCCAGCAATGGAGTTGGGGTGTGAAATAAGGTAAAACCTACTCCTTCCAAACCAAGGGACCAGATCAGTTAAAaggtgggtggtggggggtggagggtggatgGAAGGGCAGAGAAGCCAGGTATGACTCAGCCCTCATGTGTCAGGGCCTGGGTGCATGTGACTATATGATTCTCGTCCCTCCCATTCTTTAATCactttacatttattgagcacctcctgcaTGCCAGAAACTTCTTGTATACTATGTCATTCAATGCTCACAAGAAGTTTGGTGGCATCACTgcttaacagatgaggaaacaggctcagaaaggtgaaCAGCTTTGCTCAGGACAATTCAGTGAGGAAGGGGTAGAGTTGGGTTGGGGCCCCAGCAGACTGAGCCCCATCTCCCCTGAGCTATATGTGTCCAAGAGCTGAAGCTGGGCATGGAGGGGTGCGGGCAGGGCAGTGCCTGGCTGTGTTGTGCATGCTTCATGCAGGCTTGGGGGACAAGCACCCGCTCCTCCCGGCCCACTCACATGCCCTCGCcttgctcacacacacactcagctgTCAGATACTTGTAACAGGCAGTGCACAGAGATTCAGccacatacgtgcacacacactcacaaggAAAGGCGGCCACGGCCATAGACTTTCCATGTGCAGCCACCTGTGCCCGGACATGCCCATGATagctccatccatccatctggcATAGGTGCTGCCTCATGAAGCACAAAACATGCACGCGACCCTCAGCCAGCACTTCCCTGTGTGGTGACCTATTGGGGGCAGGAGGGGGCTGGTTGCAGACCTGTGGGCCTTAGATGGACTGGTCTCAGATGCAGTGCTGGGCTCCTGTGTTGAGGTTACTGAAAGTAACATGATGGTGACCACATGTGGCAGTGTCCAGTTGCTCTGTGACTGTGGGGCACCCAGACATGGCAAAGCTCTTCTACTAAGTGACTTACATGATAGTGCCCAAGTTGTCAGACATATTATAAGTCTGTGGAGCACACAGGCATGGCAAGACTTCACATGGCAGTGACCTGACATAGCAGCATCCAGGCTGTCCAGACACACCGTGACTCTGTTGGTTACTCAGATGTGATATGACACCACATGGCAGTGGCCCCATATGGTGGTGTCCAGATGCACTCTGCCCAGATGTAGTACTGTCCAACTCTTCTGCTGCCATCCAGGTCTTCCTGTCCAGGGTGGCTCCATCATTGTGACCCCCTCCCCTCAGGCTCAGCGGCGGCCAACATGGGCCAGGATGCGGGCGTTGGCAGCGGCCCGCTCCCTGGCAGCCTTGGTCCGGGCCTGCTCCAGTAAGATCTGCAGGAGGCCGATGGGGACGTCCAGCGAGAGGGTGATGCGTGGGCCAAGGTGGGGGCCGGGGCTGGAGTAGCCCCAGGCAGTTGAGGGGCCTGTGGTGGTAGCTGAGGAGCTCTCCAAGGCCACAGGGCAGGGAGTGGTCTGGGGAGAGGTCTGAGGGAGGAGCCGGAAGGCTCGGACAGGGGTTGCCGGGACAACCAGGACCCTGCCCCACATCAGGACCATCAGCACCAGCAGAGCCCACCTGGTCATCATGTGGTCAGGCTGTGaggagaaaacaggctcagaacAAGGGCTCTGGTCAACTACGGTTCATGGCCAAGAAATAGATGgcaagagcagagagacagaaggagagaccAAGAGAGATTAGAGGGTCCAGGCTgggatagagacagagacaggtgAAGAAACAAGAAGAGAGCCAGAACGAGACAGGGTAAATCAAGACACGGCCAGACAGAGAAGAAGGCCAGTGAGCTACAAAGACTGagggagagaatgagaaagacaaaggtaaagagacaaagaaaccaagtgacagagagagacagagagagatgagagacaggtaggaggggagaaagaggggagaggaaaaagatGAACAGGGTGGAGGCAGAGCAAAACAGAGGgagactagaagaaaaagagacagaaagagatagacactgtCCAGAGATAGGCAGCATGATGGAAACAAAGATTCAGAGACAGAAACATAGGACAAAGGAGAGGCTGAGGTGCTATGCAAGAGAGCTTGTAGCTGAtccaggaaagaaaagagcaggAGTGGGGGGTTCCTGGAGGCAGAGAAGCAGCCAGAGACCCCAGAGGCCCCAGGTCCAGAAACCTCCACTAACTCAAACCCCAGGTCTGCTCAACTCCTAAGACCCTCCCATCCCACCCCGACTCCAGTCTTACCGCTACCAGCCTCCTCTGGGGGTAAGTTGGGGCTGCCGTGGCTGCCTGGGACTGGCAATGCTGTCCTGTGGTCTGACCCTCTACCCCACTTCAGGGCCCATTTATCTTCCTTAGTCCTCTGGGGTGGGAGCTGGGCATGTTTCCTGGCATGAGGCAGCCCCCACCTATGACTCATCCCCTCCTGGGGGGCAGTGAGGACACACGCTATCTACTCCTTTCTGGGGATTCGTTGGGGACTAAGGATCACAGGACAGTGAccagggctgggcagaggg
Proteins encoded:
- the UCN2 gene encoding urocortin-2 produces the protein MMTRWALLVLMVLMWGRVLVVPATPVRAFRLLPQTSPQTTPCPVALESSSATTTGPSTAWGYSSPGPHLGPRITLSLDVPIGLLQILLEQARTKAARERAAANARILAHVGRR